From Luteolibacter arcticus, one genomic window encodes:
- a CDS encoding DUF4832 domain-containing protein — MKRREWLAAATGLAFAGCRKVIAVRDFKELPGDVLNPERGFYFQRAAENPGDLTTVRKDGISLLLLTLDLRNHRNRPLDDAKLERLDFALKAVRAAGLKVIFRAAYGFTDADYRVDPLDLGLVRKHIERMASMMTRHAPVVWSVQAGMLGPWGEWHGSNHGDPPSLEARRTVAEAWLEGLPAEIPVLVRRAMFVRDLSPTAVDRLGWHNDALLANPDDMGTYSEPGWDRARELEWSHGQNLKTPFGGETVPDSEATGAEQVMRELELLRIAYLNRGYHGGTLQRWQRDGIFGEIEKRLGHRWVLRQVGSAGVTLENTGFAPLYTARKVEVAWFDPAAMKPIGAVVTTEVDLKGKSGRLEVPFKLPTAPSGSVLAVRLPDPAASLRDDGRYALHLASEGVRFDEASGWNVLA; from the coding sequence ATGAAGCGCCGCGAGTGGCTGGCCGCCGCGACGGGCCTGGCGTTCGCGGGTTGCCGGAAGGTGATCGCCGTCCGTGATTTCAAGGAGCTGCCGGGCGACGTCCTCAATCCCGAGCGCGGCTTTTACTTCCAGCGCGCGGCGGAAAATCCCGGCGATCTAACAACGGTCCGCAAGGACGGCATCAGCCTGCTGCTGCTCACGCTGGACCTTCGCAACCACCGTAACCGGCCTCTGGACGATGCGAAGCTGGAGCGCCTCGACTTCGCATTGAAGGCGGTGCGCGCGGCCGGTTTGAAGGTGATTTTCCGTGCGGCCTACGGTTTCACCGATGCCGACTACCGCGTCGATCCGCTCGATCTCGGACTGGTGCGGAAGCACATCGAGCGGATGGCTTCCATGATGACCCGTCACGCGCCGGTGGTGTGGTCGGTGCAGGCCGGGATGCTCGGTCCCTGGGGCGAGTGGCACGGTTCGAACCACGGCGATCCGCCCTCGCTCGAAGCACGCCGCACGGTGGCCGAGGCTTGGCTGGAGGGCTTGCCGGCGGAGATCCCCGTCTTGGTGCGGCGGGCGATGTTCGTCCGCGATCTCTCGCCCACGGCGGTGGATCGCCTCGGCTGGCACAATGACGCCTTGCTCGCGAACCCCGACGACATGGGCACCTATTCCGAACCCGGCTGGGACCGTGCTCGGGAGCTGGAGTGGAGCCATGGGCAGAACCTGAAGACTCCCTTCGGCGGGGAAACCGTGCCCGACAGTGAGGCCACCGGCGCAGAACAGGTGATGCGCGAGCTGGAACTCCTACGGATCGCGTATTTGAACCGCGGCTATCACGGTGGAACGCTCCAGCGCTGGCAGCGGGACGGCATTTTCGGCGAGATCGAAAAGCGCCTCGGCCATCGCTGGGTGCTGCGCCAAGTGGGGTCCGCGGGAGTGACCCTTGAGAACACCGGTTTTGCCCCGCTTTACACGGCGCGGAAAGTGGAGGTCGCGTGGTTTGATCCTGCGGCCATGAAGCCGATCGGCGCGGTCGTGACGACCGAGGTCGATCTGAAAGGGAAATCCGGCCGCCTCGAAGTTCCCTTCAAGCTCCCCACAGCGCCTTCCGGATCGGTGCTGGCCGTGCGTTTGCCCGATCCTGCCGCCAGTCTCCGTGATGACGGCCGCTACGCCCTCCATCTGGCGAGCGAGGGTGTCCGCTTTGACGAGGCGAGCGGGTGGAATGTGCTGGCCTGA
- the lpdA gene encoding dihydrolipoyl dehydrogenase: MAYDLIVIGGGPAGYVAAIRAAQLGKKVACVEADRAGGTCLNWGCIPTKALLKNAELFHTLSHRAKEFGFSFDNLQYDWSSVIGRSRKVADRLAGGIEFLFKKNKIDYVRGMGSIVAPGKVEVTAADGSKQTAEAKHIIISTGAKPRPLPPLPFNGTTVISSKEAMVLEKQPKSMIIIGAGAIGVEFAYIYNSFGTKVTIVEMLPRLVPVEDDEIGDALEKSFTKQGIRCLVNHKITKTEDKGTHVEVTVEGAKETGTLSADVVLVAIGVSPVMPGGQQPELTDRGFIKVGDRYETSIPGVYAIGDVSGPPLLAHTASFEAIQCVEGLYVEGYTPRKVTVFPGCTYCHPQVASVGKTERALKEEGIEYNVGKIPFVAIGKAIASGEPDGFAKLLYGKKHGELLGAHIIGENATELIAEMGLALDQELTAEEIHATIHAHPTMSEVIHEATLAAEGHAIHF; this comes from the coding sequence ATGGCCTACGATCTTATCGTCATCGGTGGCGGCCCGGCCGGCTACGTCGCCGCCATCCGCGCCGCCCAACTCGGCAAAAAAGTCGCCTGCGTCGAGGCTGACCGCGCCGGCGGCACCTGCTTGAACTGGGGTTGCATCCCGACCAAGGCCCTGCTCAAGAACGCCGAGCTGTTCCACACCCTTTCCCACCGCGCCAAGGAGTTCGGCTTTTCCTTCGACAATCTTCAGTACGACTGGTCCTCCGTGATCGGCCGCTCGCGGAAGGTCGCCGACCGCCTCGCCGGCGGCATCGAGTTCCTCTTCAAAAAGAACAAGATCGACTATGTCCGCGGCATGGGCTCGATCGTCGCTCCCGGCAAGGTGGAAGTCACCGCCGCCGATGGCTCGAAGCAGACCGCCGAGGCCAAACACATCATTATCTCCACCGGAGCGAAGCCCCGCCCGCTGCCGCCGCTGCCCTTCAATGGCACCACGGTCATCAGCTCGAAGGAAGCCATGGTCCTCGAAAAGCAGCCGAAGAGCATGATCATCATTGGTGCCGGCGCGATCGGCGTGGAATTCGCCTACATCTACAATTCCTTCGGCACCAAGGTCACCATCGTCGAAATGCTGCCGCGCCTGGTGCCGGTGGAGGACGATGAAATTGGCGACGCCCTCGAGAAATCCTTCACCAAGCAGGGCATCCGCTGCCTCGTGAATCACAAGATCACCAAGACCGAGGACAAGGGCACCCATGTCGAGGTCACGGTCGAGGGCGCGAAGGAAACCGGAACGCTTTCCGCGGACGTCGTGCTCGTCGCCATCGGCGTCTCACCGGTCATGCCCGGTGGCCAGCAGCCGGAACTCACCGACCGTGGCTTCATCAAGGTCGGTGACCGCTACGAGACGTCCATCCCCGGCGTTTACGCCATCGGCGATGTCAGCGGCCCGCCGTTGCTCGCGCACACCGCTTCCTTCGAGGCGATCCAGTGCGTCGAAGGCCTCTACGTCGAGGGATACACGCCGCGCAAGGTCACCGTTTTCCCCGGCTGCACCTACTGCCACCCGCAGGTCGCCTCGGTCGGCAAGACCGAGCGTGCGCTGAAGGAAGAAGGCATCGAGTACAATGTCGGCAAGATCCCATTCGTCGCGATCGGCAAGGCGATCGCCTCCGGAGAACCGGACGGTTTTGCCAAGCTGCTCTACGGCAAGAAGCACGGCGAGCTGCTGGGCGCGCACATCATCGGTGAGAATGCCACCGAACTCATCGCCGAGATGGGCCTGGCGCTCGACCAGGAACTCACCGCCGAGGAGATCCACGCGACCATCCACGCTCACCCGACCATGAGCGAGGTCATCCACGAGGCGACCCTCGCCGCGGAAGGCCACGCGATTCACTTCTGA
- a CDS encoding fibronectin type III domain-containing protein, translating to MNLFHRSACCSLAVALSAPCFAQRGPVPGFSSATPYLIHYGNWDSTLITQARTNYKLVILHPSASNITAANIATIRSGPDSTVGTSDDVKVIAYISVGEDDRPGAPFPGEGNGPRVDPRPSNATPLESITDPLGQASPGGTGYASYYLDDVDQDGQPDQNAVFGGYYVNPGDPAWYQILKNKTKVGSQRAGILELLTTTTGNGYNCDGLFLDTLDTPAPDSFGGTSFEWTTEAYRDLVKQISDDHPAKLLMANRGVFFYNPNLKSYAYTLRPYINMLMFESYYTDSSGSGMETAFFDDNKFNFAPKINAEANRPDGFTVVSLGYTSSGEPPSLIAQDFIESQQQQGWLLYRTNPALNALPFNTQAATWNAANPDTAPPVWDSTAAPGADSFPEEFGNQPPAPRIGVQQVATSDGTATVRWDVARDQTGPVKYHIYYTTEAVLNFATATKLANVAPAVPESYQSGAGAGRFPYEFTLTGLTNGTAYRFAVRAEDALGHEDTNDVVIAATPQPNPSGYREVTIDGAFTDWDGAPVLDADPAEATPVDFANVQVANDANYLYVRFTLHAGASPFSDFNTHLFLDTDNNPATGLPVSGAGIGSEVMVETGTAYDQRGGGFNEGGVNGVAWSISPAGPATAFELRFSRSATFVNGGAPVFGGNTIRLALQDNRGDTTAGILLDFAASPPPPSNYAAINVDGNSADWAGIPVTGTDPTGDSIPDIASVKVANDADYLYVLVQYNGAVDTNTLNGSPSTFLSLDNDANAGTGFNIYGLGQVGAEVSWQNDFPFAQDAATYNRGAVFTNGAAGISPYFANTTFQEYRIARNATYSIGGGPQQPVFPNNSIKLALWSDHGVSAEFAGAVNYTFAAAPVAGNFAPITVDGTFTDWAGIPVRASRASSGADMDWATLQLANDGQYLYGRFTLHAAPAAPPFSESQTNLFLDTDNNPATGFVPGSSGFGSSLMIQGGTGYDQRGGGFNEGTASDLGWLIAGSGTEWEFRVSRTAAYAGAVPVFANGTIRLMLQDDRPTTPGTMLPTAGVSYTFQTNPDAAIYEAWRAAEFTAPELANLLISGDNADPDHDGTANLLEFALGLLPKTSDPEGLPDGALMSIGPDRFLTFTYIRRPLTDGVTFTPQTSSDLGTWNSDQSQFTPLSTTPLGGNLTEVKIRLNTPLPAGPKFVRLQAILAP from the coding sequence ATGAACTTATTCCACCGATCCGCTTGTTGCTCGCTCGCCGTTGCCTTGTCGGCCCCCTGCTTCGCCCAACGCGGACCGGTGCCGGGGTTCAGTAGCGCCACGCCGTACTTGATTCACTACGGCAACTGGGACTCGACCCTGATCACCCAGGCGCGCACCAACTACAAGCTGGTGATCCTCCACCCAAGCGCCAGCAACATCACCGCGGCCAATATCGCCACCATTCGCTCCGGGCCGGACAGCACCGTGGGAACCAGCGATGATGTGAAGGTGATCGCCTACATTTCCGTCGGCGAGGACGACCGGCCGGGTGCGCCTTTCCCCGGCGAAGGCAATGGTCCGCGCGTCGACCCCCGGCCCTCCAACGCCACGCCACTGGAAAGCATCACCGATCCGCTCGGCCAAGCCTCGCCCGGCGGCACCGGTTACGCCTCTTACTATCTGGACGACGTCGATCAGGATGGACAGCCCGACCAGAATGCCGTCTTCGGCGGCTACTACGTGAACCCCGGCGACCCGGCGTGGTACCAGATCCTCAAGAACAAGACCAAGGTCGGCAGCCAACGCGCCGGCATCCTCGAACTGCTCACGACCACCACCGGCAACGGCTACAACTGCGACGGCCTCTTTTTGGACACGCTCGACACCCCGGCGCCGGACAGCTTCGGCGGGACGTCCTTCGAGTGGACCACCGAAGCCTATCGCGATCTGGTGAAGCAGATCAGCGATGACCACCCGGCCAAGCTGCTGATGGCCAACCGCGGGGTCTTCTTCTACAATCCCAACCTCAAGAGCTACGCCTACACGCTGCGGCCCTACATCAACATGCTGATGTTCGAGAGCTACTATACCGATAGTAGTGGCTCCGGGATGGAGACCGCGTTCTTCGACGACAACAAGTTCAACTTCGCGCCGAAGATCAATGCCGAGGCCAACCGCCCCGATGGCTTCACCGTGGTCAGCCTGGGCTACACCTCTTCAGGCGAGCCGCCTTCATTGATCGCGCAGGACTTCATCGAGTCCCAGCAGCAGCAGGGTTGGCTGCTCTACCGCACGAATCCCGCGCTCAACGCCCTGCCCTTCAATACCCAGGCCGCGACGTGGAATGCCGCCAACCCGGATACCGCGCCGCCGGTGTGGGACAGCACGGCCGCTCCCGGTGCCGACTCCTTTCCCGAAGAATTTGGCAACCAACCCCCTGCACCGCGCATCGGCGTGCAGCAGGTCGCGACCAGCGATGGCACCGCCACGGTCCGCTGGGATGTGGCCCGCGACCAGACCGGCCCGGTGAAGTACCACATCTACTATACGACCGAAGCGGTCCTGAACTTCGCCACCGCGACCAAGCTCGCGAACGTCGCCCCCGCTGTGCCCGAGTCCTATCAGAGCGGTGCCGGCGCGGGACGCTTTCCGTATGAATTCACGCTGACCGGCCTGACGAATGGCACGGCCTACCGTTTCGCCGTCCGCGCCGAAGACGCGCTCGGCCACGAGGACACGAACGACGTGGTCATCGCCGCGACGCCGCAGCCCAATCCTTCCGGATACCGCGAGGTGACCATCGACGGCGCCTTCACCGATTGGGATGGAGCGCCGGTGCTGGATGCCGATCCCGCCGAGGCCACGCCGGTCGATTTCGCCAACGTGCAAGTCGCCAACGATGCGAACTACCTCTACGTCCGCTTCACCCTTCATGCCGGAGCCTCGCCCTTCAGCGACTTTAATACCCACCTCTTCCTCGATACCGACAACAACCCCGCCACCGGCCTGCCGGTCTCGGGCGCAGGCATCGGCTCGGAAGTCATGGTCGAAACCGGCACCGCCTACGACCAACGCGGTGGCGGCTTCAATGAGGGCGGCGTCAATGGCGTCGCTTGGTCGATTTCCCCCGCCGGGCCGGCCACCGCCTTCGAACTGCGCTTCTCGAGGTCTGCGACGTTCGTGAATGGTGGTGCGCCGGTCTTCGGGGGAAACACGATCCGCCTGGCGCTGCAGGACAACCGCGGCGACACGACCGCCGGCATCCTGCTCGACTTCGCCGCCTCGCCACCGCCGCCTTCGAACTACGCCGCGATCAACGTCGATGGAAACTCCGCCGACTGGGCAGGCATTCCGGTCACGGGCACCGATCCGACCGGCGACAGCATCCCCGACATCGCGTCGGTGAAAGTGGCCAACGACGCGGACTACCTGTACGTGCTCGTGCAATACAACGGTGCCGTCGATACCAACACGCTCAATGGCTCGCCCAGCACCTTCCTCTCGCTCGACAATGACGCGAACGCGGGCACCGGATTCAACATCTACGGTCTCGGCCAGGTCGGTGCCGAGGTGAGCTGGCAGAATGATTTCCCCTTCGCGCAGGACGCCGCGACCTACAATCGCGGTGCCGTCTTCACCAACGGCGCGGCCGGGATCTCCCCCTACTTCGCGAACACCACCTTCCAGGAATACCGCATCGCCCGCAATGCGACCTACTCGATCGGCGGTGGACCGCAGCAGCCCGTCTTCCCCAACAACTCAATCAAGCTCGCGCTGTGGAGCGACCATGGCGTCAGCGCGGAATTCGCCGGGGCAGTGAACTACACCTTCGCCGCCGCGCCCGTGGCAGGAAATTTCGCCCCGATCACGGTGGATGGCACCTTCACCGATTGGGCGGGCATCCCGGTCCGCGCCAGCCGCGCTTCCTCGGGAGCGGACATGGATTGGGCGACCCTCCAGCTCGCGAATGATGGCCAGTATCTTTACGGCCGCTTCACGCTGCATGCGGCACCGGCCGCTCCGCCGTTCTCCGAGTCCCAGACCAATCTCTTCCTCGATACGGACAACAATCCCGCCACCGGCTTCGTGCCGGGCAGCAGTGGCTTCGGCTCCTCGCTGATGATCCAGGGCGGCACCGGCTACGACCAGCGCGGCGGAGGCTTCAACGAAGGCACAGCAAGCGACCTCGGCTGGCTGATCGCGGGCTCCGGCACCGAGTGGGAATTCCGTGTCTCACGCACCGCCGCCTATGCCGGTGCGGTCCCGGTCTTCGCCAATGGGACGATCCGCCTGATGCTGCAGGATGACCGGCCGACGACCCCGGGCACGATGCTGCCAACCGCGGGCGTGAGCTACACCTTCCAGACCAATCCGGATGCCGCCATCTATGAAGCATGGCGCGCCGCAGAATTCACCGCGCCCGAGCTCGCGAACCTGCTCATCAGTGGCGACAACGCAGATCCCGATCACGACGGGACCGCCAACCTGCTCGAATTCGCCCTCGGCCTCTTGCCCAAGACCTCCGATCCCGAAGGCCTGCCCGACGGTGCACTCATGAGCATCGGCCCGGACCGCTTCCTCACCTTCACCTACATCCGCCGCCCGCTCACCGACGGGGTGACCTTCACGCCGCAGACCTCGTCCGATCTTGGCACTTGGAACAGCGATCAGAGTCAGTTCACCCCCCTCTCCACCACCCCCCTTGGCGGGAACCTGACGGAAGTGAAAATCCGCCTCAACACCCCCCTCCCCGCCGGCCCGAAGTTCGTCCGCCTCCAAGCGATCCTCGCTCCTTGA
- a CDS encoding RNA polymerase sigma factor yields MNPRPMSALSRNAAATPPGSAWLDLVPIRRAPWRIRLVHRLHGTEKNHGPLRDENPHLRQGVASPANSSPETAGLLARVASGDGRAMETCIDAFGSLVWGIVLKRVRDRTAAEDLVQEIFTDLWKHSGRHDPAIASETGFVAVVARRRVIDWLRRQSRLPQMGSLDESPELPAVTAAEGSGLDRETMWRALERLPEETRQLFRLHFEQGMSHGEISEHTGLPLGSVKTRLRRGLIEARALVARLGARVKPSTGGLS; encoded by the coding sequence ATGAATCCCCGGCCGATGTCCGCCCTTTCCCGCAATGCGGCTGCCACGCCGCCGGGGAGCGCGTGGCTGGATCTTGTGCCAATCCGCCGCGCGCCGTGGCGAATCCGGTTGGTGCACCGGCTTCATGGCACGGAAAAAAATCATGGCCCCTTGCGCGATGAGAATCCGCATCTAAGGCAGGGCGTGGCTTCTCCCGCCAACTCCTCCCCTGAGACCGCCGGCCTGCTCGCGCGCGTCGCGTCGGGTGACGGCCGGGCGATGGAGACGTGCATTGATGCCTTCGGCTCGCTGGTCTGGGGGATCGTGCTCAAGCGCGTCCGTGACCGGACGGCGGCGGAGGATCTGGTGCAGGAGATATTCACCGACCTGTGGAAGCATTCCGGCCGCCACGATCCCGCCATCGCCAGTGAGACGGGCTTTGTCGCCGTGGTGGCCCGCCGGAGGGTGATTGACTGGCTGCGCCGCCAGTCGCGACTCCCGCAGATGGGGTCACTCGATGAGTCGCCTGAGCTCCCGGCCGTCACGGCCGCCGAGGGCAGCGGGCTCGACCGCGAGACGATGTGGCGTGCGCTCGAGCGGCTACCGGAGGAAACGCGGCAGCTTTTCCGCCTGCACTTCGAGCAGGGCATGAGCCACGGAGAGATTTCCGAGCACACCGGGCTGCCACTGGGCAGCGTGAAAACCCGCCTCAGGCGCGGGCTCATCGAGGCGCGGGCGCTGGTCGCCCGTCTCGGGGCCCGGGTCAAACCATCCACCGGAGGACTATCATGA
- a CDS encoding sigma-70 family RNA polymerase sigma factor, with product MEPEELNNLADHGDSASEIAEEIRGFQAGLKEYVAGLLGGADGVDDLVQETNLFLWERREEFLPGSNFRAWAMRVAWFKVMAERRDRLREGRVVFSEPMLEQLAARAAERLGESDQRLDALRRCLDRSRPQDRRILEWKYSRRASLTELAEANGCAPNAMHKMISRLRLALRHCVEKQLGNEHS from the coding sequence ATGGAGCCTGAAGAACTCAACAACCTGGCAGACCACGGCGATTCCGCCTCGGAAATCGCGGAGGAAATCCGCGGCTTCCAAGCGGGATTGAAGGAGTACGTCGCTGGCTTGCTGGGCGGGGCGGATGGCGTGGACGATCTGGTGCAGGAGACGAATCTCTTTCTCTGGGAGCGCCGCGAGGAATTCCTGCCCGGCTCGAATTTCCGCGCCTGGGCGATGCGCGTGGCGTGGTTCAAGGTGATGGCGGAGCGCCGCGACCGCTTGCGCGAAGGGCGCGTCGTCTTCAGCGAGCCGATGCTGGAGCAACTCGCCGCTCGCGCCGCGGAACGACTCGGCGAATCGGACCAGCGGCTCGATGCGCTGCGCCGATGCCTCGATCGCTCGCGTCCGCAGGACCGGCGGATCCTGGAGTGGAAGTACTCGCGGCGCGCCTCGCTGACGGAACTCGCCGAGGCGAACGGCTGCGCGCCGAATGCGATGCACAAGATGATCTCCCGGCTGCGCCTCGCGCTGCGGCACTGCGTGGAGAAACAACTCGGGAACGAACATTCATGA
- a CDS encoding DUF4394 domain-containing protein → MRASSLLIGLTALPVAAFASLNPGTAGACLYLLSDTNQLATLSDSSPAQTSPPLAITGVTVGESLVAIDVRPINQQLYGLGVNTTNDTIQLYCISSVTGTATPVGSANGMTNTSAVKIQLDATRYGIDFNPAADRLRVVTSSGVSFRVNPTTGACVDTDGNAGNGINPDGAINGATTTVGEAAYTNNVPDNGNVTTLYTIDSATDSIYIQNPPNNGTQTSAIGIKVGGIPLNFTTACGFDIPVGVNAAGSNAAATGFAYAVLESGSRRLYRLNLSTGDATQLSIPSGIAIRSLAVSTQVPVAICLNATANNLVRVRRNTPTTTTTQALNLGALAANETLVGIDYRPATGQLYGLAINSTDNNGSLYLIEPMSGAVSLAVGGTQGAIQFVNAVGAVIPMPPASDGYGMDFNPTVDRLRVTSGNAGGAGINFRVNPVTGFPVDGNLNSGTPAGVNPDGPLNGPATGATSCAYTNSFGQPLTGGTTTLYSLDPATDSLYIMNPASSGTLTSGKLVKLNGVTLNFTAASGFDITQEGATNSVSNVPSPGDGWAALTVGGVTGLYRINLRTAEATAAGNIGTGTGVMVGLAAAGEAGPGYGLLTWNSTIGAICRIETSTDLANWQPFGGPVTATATTTTVPVPFYNGDPRRFWRAILP, encoded by the coding sequence GTGAGAGCTTCCTCCCTCCTGATCGGCCTGACTGCCTTGCCCGTCGCCGCTTTCGCGAGCCTGAATCCGGGCACAGCGGGCGCCTGTCTCTACCTGCTCAGCGACACCAATCAGCTGGCCACCTTGAGCGATTCCTCCCCGGCACAGACCTCTCCGCCGCTGGCGATCACCGGCGTGACCGTGGGGGAAAGCCTGGTCGCCATCGACGTCCGGCCCATCAACCAGCAGCTTTACGGCCTGGGGGTGAATACGACCAATGACACCATCCAGCTCTACTGCATCTCCAGCGTCACCGGCACGGCCACCCCGGTGGGCAGCGCGAATGGCATGACGAACACTTCCGCCGTCAAGATCCAGCTCGACGCCACCCGCTACGGCATTGACTTCAATCCCGCCGCAGACCGGCTGCGGGTGGTGACCAGCTCCGGGGTGAGCTTCCGGGTCAATCCGACGACCGGAGCCTGCGTCGATACCGATGGCAACGCAGGCAACGGCATCAATCCTGATGGGGCGATCAACGGTGCGACCACCACCGTGGGCGAGGCGGCCTACACCAACAATGTCCCGGATAACGGCAACGTCACGACCCTCTATACGATCGATTCCGCCACGGACTCGATTTACATCCAGAACCCGCCCAATAACGGAACCCAGACCTCGGCGATCGGCATCAAGGTGGGCGGTATCCCGCTGAATTTCACCACCGCCTGCGGCTTCGACATCCCGGTGGGAGTGAATGCGGCCGGCTCCAATGCGGCCGCGACCGGTTTCGCCTACGCCGTTTTGGAAAGCGGAAGCCGCCGCCTCTACCGTCTCAATCTCAGCACCGGGGACGCGACGCAGCTTTCGATTCCCTCGGGCATCGCCATTCGCAGCTTGGCCGTGAGCACGCAGGTGCCGGTGGCGATCTGCTTGAATGCCACCGCGAATAATCTCGTCCGTGTCCGCCGGAACACTCCCACTACGACCACCACCCAGGCGCTGAATCTTGGCGCCTTGGCGGCGAATGAGACATTGGTTGGAATCGACTACCGGCCGGCCACGGGCCAGCTCTACGGCCTGGCGATCAACTCGACGGATAACAACGGAAGCCTGTATCTGATCGAGCCGATGTCGGGCGCTGTCAGCCTGGCCGTTGGAGGCACCCAGGGCGCCATCCAGTTTGTCAATGCGGTCGGAGCGGTGATTCCCATGCCGCCGGCCTCCGATGGGTACGGAATGGATTTCAATCCGACGGTGGACCGGCTGCGCGTCACCAGTGGCAATGCCGGTGGCGCAGGGATCAATTTCCGGGTGAACCCGGTCACCGGCTTCCCGGTGGATGGAAACCTCAACAGCGGCACGCCGGCCGGCGTTAATCCCGATGGCCCGCTCAATGGTCCCGCCACGGGCGCGACCTCCTGTGCCTACACGAATTCCTTCGGCCAGCCGCTCACCGGTGGAACTACCACTCTCTACTCCCTCGATCCAGCCACGGACTCGCTCTACATCATGAACCCGGCCAGCAGCGGCACCCTTACATCGGGCAAACTCGTGAAGCTGAATGGAGTGACCCTGAACTTCACCGCGGCCTCCGGCTTCGACATCACGCAGGAAGGGGCAACAAACTCGGTCTCCAACGTCCCATCCCCGGGCGATGGCTGGGCCGCCCTCACCGTCGGCGGGGTGACCGGGCTTTACCGGATCAACCTGCGCACCGCAGAGGCTACCGCGGCAGGCAACATTGGCACGGGTACCGGCGTGATGGTCGGACTTGCAGCGGCGGGCGAGGCGGGTCCGGGTTACGGGTTGCTTACTTGGAATTCCACGATTGGCGCAATCTGCCGGATCGAGACCAGCACGGATCTTGCGAACTGGCAGCCCTTCGGTGGCCCGGTGACGGCCACCGCCACGACGACCACGGTCCCGGTGCCATTTTACAACGGCGATCCCCGCCGCTTCTGGCGGGCGATCCTGCCGTGA